A stretch of Ferribacterium limneticum DNA encodes these proteins:
- a CDS encoding cytochrome c peroxidase, translating into MKNQHRKRLALTMGVMGVATAVALMADPQSVNAQGNAPDLAAMPEAKPGNATMIELGKYFFFDNRLSGDWGVSCASCHDPKKGWGDGMALSAGYPSMEYFRNSPTVLNSKHQKRFLWDGRLDGSDAGTLVRDMITEAHTMNMDGRLMQERLKQVPEYHALWQKWRPNDDINGMRVFNVIGEFIKSLETTNAPFDKFKKGDESALTSEQKDGYALFKGKANCVACHNGPIGSDGNLHKTGVPEHPDVLKNPLRTITMLRHYATSGMPNYMNARTDVGAYAITKDKRDIGKFRTAQLRDLKYTAPYMHNGTLATLDDVINFYDKGGAAGSELKALNLSASEKKALKAFLLSLSGDQVEVKDPGQPDMQVWKTYGKN; encoded by the coding sequence ATGAAAAACCAGCATCGCAAACGTCTGGCGCTAACCATGGGAGTGATGGGTGTTGCGACAGCCGTTGCCCTGATGGCCGACCCGCAGTCGGTCAATGCCCAGGGTAATGCACCCGATCTCGCCGCCATGCCCGAAGCCAAGCCGGGCAATGCCACGATGATCGAACTCGGCAAATACTTCTTCTTCGACAACCGCCTCTCCGGCGACTGGGGCGTTTCCTGCGCTTCTTGCCATGATCCGAAAAAAGGCTGGGGTGACGGCATGGCGCTGTCAGCTGGCTATCCGTCGATGGAGTATTTCCGCAATTCACCGACCGTACTGAACTCGAAGCACCAGAAGCGCTTCCTGTGGGATGGCCGTCTTGACGGCTCCGATGCCGGCACGCTGGTTCGCGACATGATCACCGAGGCCCACACGATGAACATGGACGGCCGCCTGATGCAGGAACGCCTGAAGCAGGTACCGGAATACCACGCGCTGTGGCAGAAGTGGCGCCCGAATGACGACATCAACGGCATGCGCGTCTTCAATGTCATCGGCGAATTCATCAAGAGCCTGGAAACGACCAATGCGCCCTTCGACAAGTTCAAGAAGGGTGATGAATCAGCCCTGACCTCCGAGCAGAAGGACGGTTACGCGCTGTTCAAGGGCAAGGCCAACTGCGTTGCCTGCCACAACGGCCCGATCGGTTCTGACGGCAACCTGCACAAGACCGGCGTGCCCGAGCACCCGGACGTCTTGAAGAACCCGCTGCGCACCATCACCATGCTGCGCCATTACGCCACCAGCGGCATGCCGAACTACATGAACGCCCGCACCGACGTCGGCGCTTACGCCATCACGAAGGACAAGCGCGACATCGGTAAATTCCGTACCGCCCAGCTGCGCGACCTGAAATACACGGCGCCCTACATGCACAACGGCACGCTGGCCACGCTCGACGACGTGATCAATTTCTACGACAAGGGCGGCGCCGCCGGTTCCGAGTTGAAGGCGCTGAACCTGTCGGCCAGCGAGAAGAAAGCGCTCAAGGCATTTCTGCTTTCCCTGTCTGGCGATCAGGTTGAGGTCAAGGATCCCGGCCAGCCCGACATGCAGGTCTGGAAGACCTACGGCAAGAACTGA
- a CDS encoding sigma-54-dependent transcriptional regulator: protein MPEPILIVEDDNTIRVTVGNFLARQGFDVEVAEDGAQALELLKERTFSLILLDLRLPDMNGLDILAKVRESDDRPLVVIMTAYPEVRTAVAALKAGAYDYINKPFDLEDLQELIRRALETHRLRREVEWRRAQSDNCVIDGLIGDSAPFRQMLDTTARIASAGKVPVLIRGESGTGKERIALAIHCRSPRADGPWVTLNCSALPEGLLESEMFGHERGAFTDAKQMKRGLLELADGGTLFLDEIGDLSLALQPKLLRVLETQTFRRLGGQKEIRVDVRFVSATHRDLPAMVQSGQFREDLYYRLNVGAIDLPALRERQDDILPLARHFLAEVAPVIGVESPGFEGGVEPLLKAYRWPGNVRELRNVVERAAILSRGEPIGTPHLPKEIAGETVVHSTPDSPKYSAAIRPLADIELDYIRHVLKLCDGNKTQAAELLGITRLTLRNKLRDPEEGSEN from the coding sequence ATGCCCGAACCGATTCTCATCGTTGAAGACGACAACACCATCCGGGTAACGGTGGGCAATTTCCTGGCGCGCCAGGGCTTCGATGTCGAAGTTGCCGAGGATGGCGCGCAGGCCCTCGAACTGCTCAAGGAACGCACTTTCAGCCTGATCTTGCTCGATCTGCGCCTGCCCGACATGAATGGCCTCGACATTCTGGCCAAGGTGCGCGAATCGGATGATCGTCCGCTGGTGGTCATCATGACCGCCTATCCCGAGGTGCGTACCGCAGTCGCCGCCCTGAAGGCCGGGGCTTACGACTACATCAACAAACCTTTCGATCTGGAAGACCTGCAGGAACTGATACGCCGGGCGCTGGAGACGCATCGCCTGCGGCGTGAGGTCGAATGGCGGCGCGCCCAGTCCGACAACTGCGTCATCGACGGCCTGATCGGCGACAGCGCGCCGTTTCGGCAAATGCTCGACACGACGGCGCGGATTGCCTCGGCTGGCAAGGTGCCGGTGCTGATTCGTGGCGAGTCGGGCACCGGCAAGGAGCGCATCGCCCTGGCCATCCACTGCCGGTCGCCGCGCGCCGATGGCCCTTGGGTGACGCTCAACTGCTCAGCCTTGCCGGAAGGTTTGCTTGAATCCGAGATGTTCGGCCACGAGCGCGGTGCCTTCACCGACGCCAAGCAGATGAAGCGCGGCCTGCTCGAACTGGCCGATGGCGGCACCCTGTTTCTCGATGAAATCGGCGACCTGTCGCTGGCCCTGCAGCCCAAGCTACTACGCGTGCTGGAAACGCAGACCTTTCGCCGCCTGGGCGGACAGAAGGAAATCCGCGTCGATGTCCGCTTCGTTTCGGCCACGCACCGCGACCTGCCGGCCATGGTGCAATCCGGGCAGTTCCGCGAGGATCTGTATTACCGGCTGAATGTCGGTGCCATCGACTTGCCGGCACTGCGCGAACGACAGGATGACATCCTGCCTTTGGCCCGGCACTTCCTGGCCGAGGTGGCTCCGGTCATCGGGGTCGAATCACCCGGATTTGAAGGCGGGGTGGAGCCATTGCTCAAAGCCTATCGTTGGCCGGGCAATGTCCGCGAATTGCGGAACGTGGTGGAGCGCGCCGCCATCCTTTCCCGTGGCGAACCTATTGGGACGCCGCATCTACCCAAGGAAATAGCCGGTGAAACCGTCGTTCACAGCACACCGGACAGCCCGAAATACAGCGCCGCAATACGTCCGCTGGCAGACATCGAACTAGACTACATTCGTCACGTGCTCAAGCTTTGCGATGGCAACAAGACGCAGGCTGCCGAACTGCTCGGCATTACCCGATTGACGCTGCGCAACAAGTTGCGCGACCCAGAAGAGGGTTCGGAAAACTGA
- a CDS encoding PAS domain-containing sensor histidine kinase translates to MDFANFSALGGLSRRIYAAFLVAAVIPTALAGAIGVYLSLQALKGETLRNLNQEVTVRSQGIGRFFDQLSSELLYLANSRGLVDVLAARQTRDAQLLQLATTRLERDYAALATLYPHIYQIRLLTADGNEWVRVDRKPDGVHVVPREALQPKGDRYYFRDAMEVGVGQIYVSPLDLNVEFGKIEKPERPVIRVATPVAAPSGAKVGVLIINLHADILLEQIQQMANARHGTAYLLDSQGHFVSRSADGEPGAFSLEPVENLHRFFPAGIANNLIESGNSPSLGEGWIVAHSPIDYAQQALAENSKGKWRIALAFPERELFMAVVNLYLLYAVLFVALLVTALGGYALSRRLLRPLEDLSKETDAIADGDFSRRVSVLGNDEIAALGEKFNGMASRLQESSRAITAHRDRLEDEVRARTQELEQERASLEAVIQHTADGILAIDRDGIIRLLNPAAGRLLGESHNPLGLNVEQFWPQWKSIALDASHGAIRCDLELPEQVISLAVTPTTAGFIVVARDVSREREIHDERRELDRQMFQMEKLTTLGELAMGVAHEIGNPLAGMKAVAQAMQYEEDVPPGLIEALKRMESEVDRLSGFLRSFHGFAAPQMIAREACPLAQVLDDVLFWTRKDAKSGNIRFELAGIDTNPPLSADPHQLKQVFLNLLMNAIHAMPKGGVVTVDAKTEANFKTIRISDTGVGMSDEVLKRIFEPFYTTRREGTGLGLSIVRKIVEQHGGSVAVTSSPGHGTCFTLTWPLAGN, encoded by the coding sequence ATGGATTTCGCCAATTTCAGTGCATTAGGTGGGCTTTCACGCCGAATATACGCCGCGTTTCTGGTCGCTGCGGTCATCCCGACGGCGTTGGCTGGCGCCATAGGTGTCTATCTGTCCTTGCAGGCGCTCAAAGGCGAAACGCTGCGCAATTTGAATCAGGAAGTCACGGTTCGCTCGCAGGGGATAGGCCGGTTTTTTGACCAGCTTTCATCCGAATTGCTCTATCTCGCCAACAGCCGGGGGTTGGTTGATGTGCTTGCCGCACGCCAGACGCGGGATGCCCAGTTGCTGCAGTTGGCGACGACGCGACTGGAGCGCGACTACGCCGCCCTGGCCACGCTCTACCCCCATATCTACCAGATTCGCCTGCTGACGGCCGACGGCAACGAATGGGTGCGCGTCGATCGCAAACCGGACGGCGTGCATGTCGTGCCGCGTGAGGCGCTACAACCGAAGGGGGATCGCTATTATTTTCGCGATGCGATGGAGGTTGGCGTCGGGCAGATCTACGTTTCCCCGCTTGATCTGAACGTCGAGTTCGGCAAGATCGAAAAACCGGAGCGTCCGGTCATTCGGGTGGCCACGCCGGTGGCCGCACCAAGTGGCGCCAAGGTCGGTGTCCTGATCATCAATCTGCATGCCGACATCCTGCTGGAACAGATCCAGCAAATGGCCAATGCCCGCCACGGCACTGCCTACCTACTCGATAGTCAGGGACATTTCGTCAGCCGTTCGGCTGATGGCGAGCCGGGGGCATTTTCGCTGGAACCGGTCGAAAACCTGCATCGCTTCTTTCCGGCGGGCATCGCGAACAATCTGATTGAAAGTGGCAACTCGCCCAGCCTCGGTGAAGGCTGGATTGTCGCCCACTCGCCCATCGACTATGCACAGCAAGCACTGGCTGAAAACTCGAAGGGGAAATGGCGCATTGCCTTGGCTTTCCCGGAGCGCGAGTTGTTCATGGCCGTGGTCAATCTGTACCTGCTCTATGCGGTGCTGTTTGTCGCACTCCTGGTCACAGCACTGGGTGGCTATGCGCTTTCAAGGCGTCTGTTGCGACCGCTGGAAGACTTGTCGAAAGAGACGGATGCCATTGCCGACGGCGATTTTTCGCGCCGCGTCTCGGTGCTTGGCAATGATGAAATTGCCGCACTGGGTGAAAAGTTCAACGGCATGGCGTCGCGCCTGCAAGAATCCTCCCGCGCCATCACGGCGCATCGCGACCGCCTGGAAGATGAGGTTCGGGCCCGCACACAGGAGTTGGAGCAGGAGCGGGCCTCGCTCGAAGCAGTCATCCAGCACACGGCAGACGGTATTCTGGCCATCGACCGGGATGGGATCATCCGCCTGCTCAACCCCGCTGCAGGACGCTTACTCGGCGAATCGCACAACCCGCTCGGCTTGAATGTCGAGCAGTTCTGGCCGCAATGGAAAAGCATCGCGCTTGATGCCAGCCACGGTGCAATCCGCTGTGATCTGGAATTGCCCGAGCAAGTGATTTCCCTGGCCGTCACGCCAACGACCGCCGGCTTTATTGTCGTTGCCCGCGACGTCAGCCGGGAACGCGAAATTCACGATGAGCGCCGTGAACTGGACCGCCAGATGTTCCAGATGGAAAAGTTGACCACGCTGGGCGAACTGGCGATGGGGGTGGCGCACGAAATCGGCAACCCGCTGGCTGGTATGAAGGCTGTTGCACAGGCGATGCAATACGAAGAGGATGTGCCGCCGGGACTCATCGAGGCATTGAAACGCATGGAGTCGGAGGTGGATCGGCTTTCAGGTTTCCTGCGCAGCTTCCATGGTTTTGCCGCACCGCAGATGATCGCGCGAGAAGCCTGCCCTCTGGCACAGGTGCTGGATGACGTGTTGTTCTGGACGCGCAAGGATGCCAAGAGCGGCAACATTCGATTCGAACTAGCCGGTATCGACACCAATCCCCCCTTGTCGGCCGATCCGCATCAACTGAAGCAGGTTTTTCTCAACCTGTTGATGAATGCCATTCATGCGATGCCCAAGGGGGGCGTTGTGACGGTCGATGCAAAAACCGAGGCGAATTTCAAAACAATCCGCATCTCGGATACCGGCGTGGGCATGTCCGATGAAGTGCTGAAACGCATCTTCGAGCCTTTCTATACAACTCGCCGCGAAGGAACGGGGCTGGGGCTGTCCATCGTCAGGAAAATCGTCGAACAGCACGGCGGAAGCGTTGCCGTGACCAGTTCGCCGGGGCATGGAACCTGCTTCACCCTCACTTGGCCTCTTGCTGGAAACTGA
- a CDS encoding L,D-transpeptidase family protein — MPLPLASNQLLLCVSPDWATPAGRLQRFLRAQSANDWQPVGPSIPVMLGRSGLAWGRGLPAEPAGEVRLKSEGDGCAPAGIFVISALFGYAKPGSTLAHPAKLPYLYASPDLKAIDDPASSHYNRIVDQSSVACRDWTSCEDMRRDDQRYAIGAVVAHNLEQAPGAGSCIFLHVWEREGVPTAGCTAMSLADMTEIARWLDGAAAPVLVQLPRAEYEALREAWGLPLFAA; from the coding sequence ATGCCCCTTCCGCTCGCATCGAATCAGTTGCTGCTCTGTGTGTCACCCGATTGGGCGACTCCTGCAGGCCGTTTGCAGCGCTTCTTGCGCGCTCAGTCGGCAAATGACTGGCAGCCAGTCGGGCCATCGATTCCGGTAATGCTGGGCCGTTCCGGGCTGGCTTGGGGGCGGGGTTTGCCTGCCGAGCCAGCCGGGGAGGTGCGTCTGAAGAGCGAGGGGGACGGTTGTGCCCCGGCCGGTATTTTCGTGATTTCTGCACTGTTTGGTTATGCGAAGCCGGGCAGTACGTTGGCTCATCCTGCGAAGCTGCCTTATCTGTATGCCAGTCCTGATCTAAAGGCCATCGACGACCCGGCGTCCTCGCATTACAACCGGATTGTCGATCAGTCGTCTGTGGCTTGCCGAGACTGGACTTCGTGCGAAGACATGCGGCGGGACGACCAGCGCTATGCGATCGGTGCCGTTGTCGCGCATAACCTCGAGCAGGCGCCCGGTGCGGGCTCGTGCATTTTCCTGCATGTCTGGGAGCGCGAGGGCGTGCCGACGGCCGGGTGTACGGCGATGTCACTGGCCGATATGACGGAGATTGCCCGCTGGCTGGATGGTGCGGCGGCACCGGTGCTGGTGCAGTTGCCGCGAGCGGAATACGAAGCCTTGCGTGAGGCCTGGGGGCTGCCGCTGTTCGCAGCATGA
- a CDS encoding nucleoside recognition domain-containing protein — MLNKIWVAFILVGFVAAVAQLLQGDLDIFTRVLTGLFDTAKTGFDISLGLVGVMSLWLGIMKIGERGGLIQLFGRALGPFFRRVFPDIPAGHPASGSIVMNVSANMLGLDNAATPLGLKAMRELQEINPQPDTASNPMIMFLVLNTAGITLIPTSVIAIRQAIALKQGLVGFNAADIFLPTLLGTFVSFCAGLIAVAVWQRINLFCKPVLAFFAGFAALMGGLYWWLAGMPPEQMAQMIGLLGSGLIVAIIVLFVAVAAWRGIDVYESFVDGAKEGFGVAVQIIPYLIAMLVAISVFRTTGGMDALIGLIRSAVLALGLNADFVPALPVGLMKTLSGSGARGLMVDVMTTYGVDSFQGKLAAIIQGSTETTFYVLAVYFGSVNITKTRYALACGLIADAVGLVGAILIGYAFFH, encoded by the coding sequence GTGCTCAATAAAATCTGGGTCGCTTTCATCCTCGTCGGCTTCGTCGCGGCGGTGGCGCAGTTGCTGCAGGGCGATCTCGATATCTTCACGCGCGTGCTGACCGGGCTGTTCGATACTGCCAAGACGGGATTCGATATCTCGCTTGGCTTGGTCGGGGTGATGAGCCTGTGGCTCGGCATCATGAAAATCGGCGAGCGGGGCGGGCTGATCCAGCTTTTTGGGCGGGCGCTGGGGCCATTCTTCCGCCGCGTCTTTCCCGATATTCCGGCCGGTCATCCGGCCAGCGGCAGCATCGTGATGAACGTCAGCGCCAACATGCTCGGCCTGGACAACGCGGCAACGCCGCTTGGGCTGAAGGCGATGCGCGAACTGCAGGAAATCAACCCGCAGCCAGACACGGCCAGCAACCCGATGATCATGTTCCTGGTGCTGAATACCGCCGGCATCACGCTGATCCCGACTTCGGTGATCGCCATCCGCCAGGCCATCGCGCTGAAGCAGGGGCTGGTTGGCTTCAACGCCGCCGATATTTTCCTGCCGACGCTGCTCGGCACCTTCGTTTCCTTCTGCGCCGGGCTGATCGCGGTTGCCGTCTGGCAGCGCATCAACCTATTCTGCAAGCCGGTGCTCGCCTTTTTTGCCGGATTCGCTGCACTGATGGGCGGGCTGTACTGGTGGCTGGCCGGCATGCCGCCGGAGCAGATGGCACAGATGATCGGCCTGCTCGGCAGCGGCCTCATCGTCGCTATCATCGTGCTTTTCGTTGCCGTCGCCGCCTGGCGGGGCATCGATGTCTACGAAAGCTTCGTCGACGGCGCCAAGGAGGGCTTCGGCGTCGCCGTGCAGATCATTCCCTACCTGATCGCCATGCTCGTCGCGATCTCGGTCTTCCGCACTACCGGCGGCATGGATGCCCTGATCGGGCTCATCCGTAGCGCCGTGCTGGCGCTTGGCCTGAACGCCGATTTCGTCCCGGCGCTGCCGGTCGGCCTGATGAAGACGCTGAGCGGCAGCGGCGCGCGCGGCCTGATGGTCGATGTGATGACGACCTACGGTGTCGATTCCTTCCAGGGCAAGCTGGCGGCGATCATCCAGGGCTCGACGGAAACCACTTTCTACGTGCTGGCCGTCTATTTCGGTAGCGTCAATATCACCAAAACCCGCTATGCCCTGGCTTGCGGCCTGATCGCCGATGCCGTCGGGCTGGTCGGCGCCATCCTGATCGGCTACGCCTTCTTCCACTAA
- a CDS encoding type II toxin-antitoxin system RelE/ParE family toxin has product MLKNPKAGDVIEGTGGLRKLRHGDPRRGKGKRGGLRVIYYWWDGGRQFWLFTLYDKDEMENLSADEKKALRGMLKAELEARR; this is encoded by the coding sequence ATGCTGAAGAACCCGAAAGCTGGTGATGTAATCGAAGGGACTGGCGGTCTGCGCAAACTGCGTCATGGCGATCCACGCCGTGGCAAAGGTAAGCGCGGTGGGTTGCGGGTGATTTACTACTGGTGGGATGGTGGCCGGCAATTCTGGCTATTCACCCTGTACGACAAGGATGAAATGGAGAACTTGAGTGCTGACGAAAAGAAGGCACTCAGGGGAATGTTGAAAGCTGAGCTGGAGGCCAGACGATGA
- a CDS encoding helix-turn-helix domain-containing protein codes for MKKRNLFAEIAEGFDALANERTGKQTLRTHKVEVLPLAEVTAEELVSLRERLHLSRPVFAGYLRTNPRTLENWEQGRAKPNAQASLLIRLVEKFPDTVERLAAV; via the coding sequence ATGAAAAAGCGGAACTTGTTTGCGGAGATTGCCGAGGGCTTCGACGCCTTGGCGAATGAGCGCACCGGCAAGCAGACGCTGCGCACGCATAAGGTCGAGGTTCTGCCATTGGCGGAGGTTACGGCAGAGGAGCTGGTCTCGCTGCGTGAGCGCCTGCATCTGTCGCGCCCGGTGTTTGCTGGCTACCTGCGTACCAACCCGAGAACCTTGGAGAACTGGGAGCAGGGCAGGGCCAAGCCGAACGCCCAAGCCTCGCTACTGATTCGCCTGGTCGAGAAATTCCCGGATACGGTTGAGCGGCTTGCCGCGGTTTGA
- a CDS encoding pseudouridine synthase has translation MSSIVLFNKPYGVLSQFTPEGKWRALNEFIAVKDVYVAGRLDADSEGLLILTDDGKLQAKIADPKHKLEKTYWAQVEGVPEEAALDQLRAGIKLSDFTAKPAKVRLIEEPAGLWQRDPPIRFRAAIPTSWLEIRISEGKNRQVRRMTAAIGYPTLRLIRAAIGAATLDGLALGQWRKIDGSYQDLQGRFNE, from the coding sequence GTGTCCTCCATCGTTTTGTTCAACAAGCCTTACGGCGTTCTCAGCCAGTTCACGCCGGAGGGCAAGTGGCGGGCGTTGAACGAGTTCATCGCGGTCAAGGATGTCTACGTGGCCGGCCGGCTCGATGCCGATAGCGAAGGCCTGCTGATCCTGACCGACGACGGCAAGTTGCAGGCGAAGATTGCCGATCCCAAACACAAGCTGGAAAAAACCTATTGGGCGCAGGTCGAAGGCGTGCCGGAAGAAGCGGCGTTGGACCAGCTACGTGCCGGCATCAAGTTGTCGGATTTCACCGCCAAGCCGGCCAAGGTGCGGCTGATCGAGGAACCGGCCGGCCTGTGGCAGCGCGATCCGCCGATTCGCTTTCGTGCGGCGATTCCGACTTCGTGGCTGGAAATCCGTATCAGCGAGGGCAAGAACCGCCAGGTCAGGCGGATGACGGCGGCCATCGGTTATCCTACGCTGCGCTTGATAAGGGCGGCCATCGGGGCGGCGACGCTGGATGGTCTGGCGCTGGGGCAATGGCGAAAAATCGACGGCAGTTACCAGGATTTGCAAGGAAGATTCAATGAATAA
- a CDS encoding DUF192 domain-containing protein, protein MNKTLVGALIGLAVSAAAWAQNAMPVMELSAGFHRIEAEVAATDANRQLGLMNRKAMPAQHGMLFVFTQNNTHCMWMRNTLLPLSVAFMDEEGKIINIEDMQPQTEDNHCARRPARYALEMNIGWFAQRGIKPGMKLNGIEKAPRPQ, encoded by the coding sequence ATGAATAAGACACTCGTTGGCGCACTCATCGGCTTGGCTGTGAGCGCTGCCGCCTGGGCGCAGAACGCCATGCCGGTCATGGAGCTGAGCGCCGGTTTTCATCGCATCGAGGCCGAAGTGGCCGCCACTGATGCCAATCGCCAACTTGGCCTGATGAACCGCAAGGCGATGCCGGCCCAGCACGGCATGCTCTTCGTCTTTACCCAGAACAACACGCATTGCATGTGGATGCGCAACACGCTGTTGCCGCTGTCGGTGGCCTTCATGGATGAGGAAGGCAAGATCATCAACATCGAGGACATGCAGCCGCAGACCGAAGACAACCACTGCGCCCGCCGGCCGGCCCGCTACGCGCTGGAAATGAATATCGGCTGGTTTGCCCAGCGTGGTATCAAGCCGGGCATGAAGCTGAACGGCATTGAAAAGGCGCCGCGGCCTCAATAA
- a CDS encoding chorismate--pyruvate lyase family protein yields MKRSKWRTRFAGASCNPILRSWLSEPDSLTARCQRASSAFCVRLLRYGKGQALADEAVDGKVGRHPAWVREVALECDGVPVIFAHTTLSTAVDGRMTRWMAGLGSRSLGSLLFAYPGFKRGSIEFLRLDQRHPLYRRAAALGAVQKTLWARRSLHKLGRQQVLVTEVFLPAITTLK; encoded by the coding sequence ATGAAACGCAGCAAATGGCGGACTCGCTTCGCAGGTGCTTCCTGCAACCCCATTCTCCGCTCTTGGCTGAGCGAGCCGGACTCGCTGACAGCGCGCTGCCAGCGGGCGAGTTCGGCTTTTTGCGTGCGCCTGTTGCGCTACGGCAAAGGCCAGGCGCTGGCCGACGAGGCCGTGGACGGCAAGGTCGGCCGGCATCCGGCCTGGGTGCGCGAAGTGGCGCTCGAATGCGATGGCGTGCCGGTGATCTTCGCCCACACCACGCTATCGACTGCCGTTGATGGCCGGATGACGCGCTGGATGGCAGGTCTGGGCAGTCGCTCGCTGGGCTCCCTGCTTTTTGCCTATCCCGGCTTCAAGCGGGGGAGCATCGAATTTCTTCGGCTTGATCAGCGTCACCCGCTTTATCGGCGTGCTGCAGCCTTGGGCGCGGTACAAAAGACCCTGTGGGCGCGCCGTTCGCTGCACAAACTTGGCCGGCAGCAGGTGCTGGTGACGGAAGTCTTCCTGCCGGCGATCACTACGCTGAAGTGA
- a CDS encoding alpha/beta fold hydrolase, with protein MQPSTTETIDIRGLRYHVRHWGPVDAPKLFLLHGWMDSSATFQFVVDAFRKSWHVIAPDWRGYGDSEWLGRPYWFPDYYADLDALLQHYSPDAPAQLVGHSMGANIAATYAGLRPQRVARLAMLDFLGLKPDPVVDAPTQLGKWLDEIVETPRLRVYPDHAALARRLRLVNPRLSVERGDFLAASVSRVRADGQVEMACDPWHKIASPTLYRIDDAQASWRRISAPVLQVIAAQGFVQYRFGNLPEEFQRRLACFADLRIETIADAGHNLHHDQPEAVAAVLEAFVQD; from the coding sequence ATGCAGCCCAGTACGACAGAAACCATCGACATTCGCGGCTTGCGCTATCACGTGCGCCACTGGGGGCCGGTCGATGCGCCGAAGCTCTTCCTGTTGCACGGCTGGATGGATTCGTCGGCCACCTTCCAATTCGTCGTCGACGCCTTCCGGAAATCCTGGCATGTCATTGCGCCGGACTGGCGAGGCTATGGCGACAGCGAGTGGCTGGGGCGACCCTACTGGTTTCCCGATTACTACGCCGATCTCGATGCCCTGCTCCAGCATTACTCGCCGGATGCGCCGGCCCAGCTGGTTGGGCACAGCATGGGCGCGAACATTGCCGCGACCTATGCCGGCTTGCGGCCGCAGCGGGTGGCGCGGCTGGCCATGCTCGATTTTCTTGGCTTGAAGCCGGACCCGGTCGTCGATGCACCGACCCAACTTGGCAAATGGCTGGACGAGATTGTTGAAACGCCCCGCCTGCGCGTCTATCCGGATCATGCGGCACTGGCCCGTCGCTTGCGCCTGGTTAATCCCCGCCTGAGCGTCGAGCGGGGCGATTTCCTGGCTGCTTCAGTCAGCCGGGTGCGCGCCGACGGACAGGTCGAGATGGCCTGCGACCCGTGGCACAAGATTGCCTCGCCAACCTTGTACCGCATTGACGATGCGCAAGCGAGCTGGCGCCGGATCAGCGCACCGGTGCTGCAGGTGATTGCCGCACAAGGCTTTGTCCAGTATCGCTTCGGCAACCTGCCCGAGGAGTTTCAGCGGCGCCTGGCCTGTTTTGCCGATTTGCGCATCGAAACCATTGCCGATGCCGGTCACAATTTGCATCACGATCAGCCGGAGGCCGTTGCCGCAGTGCTTGAGGCTTTCGTTCAGGACTAG